Within the Deltaproteobacteria bacterium genome, the region TCTGCGAGCGATTGGTTATACTAAAAAAAGGCGACTTGATCTATCACGGCCGAACCGACGATTTGATGAAGCAAATTGATACTGAGTGGCGAGTCCTCTATCGCCCTAAAGGCCTCGGAGGCCCCGCCATAGAGAAGCTTCTTAAGCATCAATCAGAGTTACAGATGGAAATTGATAGAATTCGACAAGCCGATGGAGAAATTTTGGAAGTGGGGCCAAAACGAGTTTCGCTAGAAGAGATATTCGTCCGTATGGCGTTTGATAAGAAAGAGGCATAGGAATGAACTCGATCATCGTAATTGCCGGAAATACTTTTCGGGAAGTTATTCGCGACCGAATTCTTTATGGCCTAGTTGTTTTTGCCGTTATGCTTTTATTGCTCTCGCTTGCCCTCGGGCAGCTTTCTTTTGATGAAAACTTGAGGCTGTCGGCCAATTTTGGATTTACTGGCATCCACATTGCGGTGATCGTGCTTGCGGTTTTTGTAGGTAGCAGCCTTGTGTCCAAGGAAATCGAAAAGCAAACCATTCTTACCCTTCTCGCGCGGCCAATTTCGAGAGCCGAATTTATTTTAGGTAAGGCGTTCGGACTTCTTTTGGTTTTAAAGGTTGTGGCCTTTGGACTTGCGCTTATACTTTCAATCTTTCTAGCGTTGCTAGATTTCAGTTTTACCCCTGTCTACTTATTCGCGGTCGCAGGAATTCTTTTTGAGGCAGCAGTTCTCTTGTCGTTCGCAATTTTCTTCGGCTCTTTCGCTCGGCCCATGATGACGGTCGTGTTTACAGTTTCGGTATTTCTTCTCGGGCATTGGGTAGAAACGCTTCACTATTTTATTACCAGATCTCAGAACGACACTTTTAAAGTAATCGGTACTGTCATCAGCTATATCATTCCGAACCTTGAATCCTTTAATTGGCGGGAAGCCCCGGTCTACGGAATCAATGTAGAGTTCAGTCAAGTTGGAATGGCTTTTGGTTCGGCAATGGGTTGGGTGACTCTTTTGGTTGCGGCAACTGTGTTGATTTTCAGGAGACGTGACTTTGTTTGAAACTTCTTCGGATTGGTTGCTGTTTTCCTACATTGTCGTGATGGGCGCATGTTTTGGGAGCTTCGCGAACGTTGTTATTTATAGACTCCCCGCGGGCTTAAGCGTCGTTCGCCCCGGTTCCTATTGCTGGTCGTGCAACACGCCAATCAAGCTGCGACACAATTTGCCAATTCTTGGTTGGTTTCTTTTGCGAGGGCGTTGCGCCAACTGCAAAACTAAGTATTCCTTCCGCTACCCTGCGGTTGAGATCCTGATGGCTGCGCTTTTTGGTTTCGCATTTTTTCAGATCGGCTGGAACTGGTCGTTAATTGAAGCCTTGGTTTTTGTTTTTGGTCTTGTAACAGTAAGTTTTATCGATCTTGATCATATGATTTTGCCCGACAAGTTCACCTTGCCCGGAATCGTGATCGGACTGCTCGGCGCTTTTTTGAATCCTGAGCGAGAATTTCTAAGTTCCTTGTACGGTGTTTTGTTAGGCGGCGGTTTTTTGTGGGCTATCGCCTACCTTTACGCGCTCGTTCGAAAGCGAGAAGGCATGGGTGGGGGAGATATAAAGCTTTTAGCCTGGATCGGCGCAGTTCTCGGCTGGAAGTCTGTTCCATTTGTTATTTTGGTCGCTAGTATTTTTGGCAGCATCATCGGTGTCTGCGCCATGCTGTTTACCAAAAAGTCGAAGACCGAGCCCGAAAGCGAGTCCGCAACTCAGCCCGATTCATTTGCCATACCGTTTGGACCTTTTCTGGCGACTGCCGCACTCGTTTACTTGTTGTTTGATGGCGAACGAGTGATCGCTTGGTATCTGGAGCTTCACAAGCTCTAAGCCTCACGTTGGTCTAGGTCATAGAGCTTTATTGGCCGCGACTTCAGTGGTGGTTTGACACACGGTCGCATACTTCGGTCTAATTTATCCAGGGCTAGTCTAGGTACCTTCAGGTGGGTTCATGTTTTTTGGTGCAAAAAAAATTGTGGCAATCGATATCGGTACGAGCAGCATCAAGCTCGCCGAAATGGATTCAACGCGAAAAGGTTGGATGCTGAATAAGTTTGGCGTC harbors:
- a CDS encoding ABC transporter permease; the encoded protein is MNSIIVIAGNTFREVIRDRILYGLVVFAVMLLLLSLALGQLSFDENLRLSANFGFTGIHIAVIVLAVFVGSSLVSKEIEKQTILTLLARPISRAEFILGKAFGLLLVLKVVAFGLALILSIFLALLDFSFTPVYLFAVAGILFEAAVLLSFAIFFGSFARPMMTVVFTVSVFLLGHWVETLHYFITRSQNDTFKVIGTVISYIIPNLESFNWREAPVYGINVEFSQVGMAFGSAMGWVTLLVAATVLIFRRRDFV
- a CDS encoding prepilin peptidase; this encodes MGACFGSFANVVIYRLPAGLSVVRPGSYCWSCNTPIKLRHNLPILGWFLLRGRCANCKTKYSFRYPAVEILMAALFGFAFFQIGWNWSLIEALVFVFGLVTVSFIDLDHMILPDKFTLPGIVIGLLGAFLNPEREFLSSLYGVLLGGGFLWAIAYLYALVRKREGMGGGDIKLLAWIGAVLGWKSVPFVILVASIFGSIIGVCAMLFTKKSKTEPESESATQPDSFAIPFGPFLATAALVYLLFDGERVIAWYLELHKL